In Bacillus toyonensis BCT-7112, a single window of DNA contains:
- the speB gene encoding agmatinase, producing the protein MRFDEAYSGKVFIKSHPSFEESKAVIYGMPMDWTVSFRPGSRFGPARIREVSIGLEEYSPYLDRELEEVKYFDAGDIPLPFGNAQRSLDMIEEYVSKLLDAGKFPLGLGGEHLVSWPIFKAMAKKYPDLAIIHMDAHTDLRESYEGEPLSHSTPIRKVCDLIGPENVYSFGIRSGMKEEFEWAKEVGMNLYKFDVLEPLKEVLPKLAGRPVYVTIDIDVLDPAHAPGTGTLEAGGITSKELLDSIMAIANSNINVVGADLVEVAPVYDHSDQTPVAASKFVREMLLGWVK; encoded by the coding sequence ATGCGTTTTGATGAAGCTTATTCAGGTAAAGTATTTATTAAAAGTCATCCAAGTTTTGAAGAGTCAAAGGCGGTTATTTATGGGATGCCTATGGATTGGACAGTAAGTTTCCGTCCAGGATCTCGCTTTGGCCCTGCACGTATTCGTGAAGTATCAATCGGTCTTGAAGAATATAGTCCGTATTTAGATCGTGAACTAGAAGAGGTAAAATATTTTGATGCGGGTGATATCCCATTACCATTCGGAAATGCACAACGCAGCTTAGACATGATTGAAGAGTATGTATCAAAACTTTTAGATGCCGGTAAGTTTCCACTAGGTCTCGGCGGTGAGCACTTAGTGTCTTGGCCAATTTTTAAGGCAATGGCAAAAAAATATCCGGATTTAGCAATCATCCACATGGATGCTCATACTGATTTACGTGAATCGTATGAAGGGGAGCCTTTATCCCACTCTACACCAATTCGTAAAGTGTGTGATTTAATTGGTCCGGAAAACGTATATTCTTTCGGAATTCGTTCTGGAATGAAGGAAGAATTTGAATGGGCGAAAGAAGTAGGTATGAACTTATACAAATTTGACGTATTAGAGCCGTTAAAAGAAGTATTACCGAAACTTGCAGGACGTCCAGTCTATGTCACAATCGACATTGATGTATTAGACCCAGCTCATGCTCCTGGAACAGGAACGTTAGAGGCTGGAGGTATCACATCTAAAGAACTATTAGATTCCATCATGGCAATTGCAAATTCAAATATAAATGTAGTTGGAGCAGACTTAGTAGAAGTAGCTCCTGTCTACGACCATAGTGATCAAACACCAGTCGCAGCAAGCAAATTCGTGCGGGAAATGCTGCTCGGTTGGGTAAAGTAA
- the speE gene encoding polyamine aminopropyltransferase, protein MELWFTEKQTKHFGITARINRTLHTEQTEFQKLDMVETEEFGNMLILDGMVMTTEKDEFVYHEMVAHVPLFTHPNPENVLVVGGGDGGVIREVLKHPSVKKATLVEIDGKVIEYSKQYLPSIAGALDDERVEVKVGDGFLHIAESENEYDVIMVDSTEPVGPAVNLFTKGFYAGISKALKEDGIFVAQTDNPWFTPELITTVFKDVKEIFPITRLYTANIPTYPSGLWTFTIGSKKHDPLEVSEERFHEIETKYYTKELHNAAFALPKFVGDLIK, encoded by the coding sequence ATGGAACTATGGTTCACTGAAAAACAAACAAAACATTTTGGGATTACGGCACGTATTAACCGCACATTACATACGGAGCAAACAGAATTCCAAAAACTTGATATGGTTGAAACGGAAGAGTTCGGAAACATGCTTATTTTAGATGGCATGGTCATGACAACAGAAAAAGATGAGTTCGTTTATCATGAAATGGTAGCGCACGTACCTTTATTTACACATCCAAACCCTGAAAACGTATTAGTTGTCGGTGGTGGTGATGGCGGTGTTATTCGTGAAGTGTTAAAACACCCAAGCGTAAAAAAAGCAACTCTTGTTGAAATTGATGGAAAAGTAATTGAGTACTCTAAACAGTACTTACCATCAATTGCAGGCGCATTAGATGATGAGCGTGTAGAGGTGAAAGTAGGAGACGGTTTCCTACACATCGCAGAAAGCGAAAATGAATATGACGTAATTATGGTAGATTCTACTGAGCCGGTAGGACCAGCAGTAAACTTATTTACGAAAGGTTTCTACGCTGGAATCTCTAAAGCGTTAAAAGAAGATGGTATTTTCGTTGCACAAACGGACAACCCTTGGTTCACACCAGAACTAATTACAACTGTGTTCAAAGACGTAAAAGAGATCTTCCCAATTACTCGTTTATACACAGCAAACATTCCAACGTATCCAAGTGGACTTTGGACATTCACAATCGGATCTAAAAAACATGATCCACTAGAAGTAAGTGAAGAGCGTTTCCACGAAATCGAAACGAAATACTACACAAAAGAATTACACAATGCAGCATTCGCATTACCGAAATTTGTTGGCGATTTAATTAAGTAA
- a CDS encoding MFS transporter — protein sequence MESKQKLGRLITVVATFLAFSGIGVVDPILPIIAEKIGATHWQVEMLFTAYILTMAIMMLPAGIFASRFGDKRMMTIGLAIVTVFAFICGISQTIAQLSLFRAGWGLGNAMFFATAMTLLIALSKEVHEAVGLYEAAIGLGMAGGPLLGGILGGHSWRYPFFATSILIFLAFILVFFFVKEPERKVKRKAAGVGELLNLVKYKPFMQGAISGMLYYYGFFVVLAYSPLIMHLSAIQLGFVFCGWGLALAYGSAILAHRLEGKYEPKTLLKGSLLVFAIFLIALFFVKIMWLQIVLIVLSGLASGLNNALYTSYVMDISPYERSVTSGVYNFVRWLGGAIAPILSGVIGHTVSPQSPFLVGGVVVLVGCVMILIPIRKPVEIETKALS from the coding sequence ATGGAGAGCAAACAAAAACTAGGGAGATTGATTACAGTGGTGGCTACTTTCCTTGCCTTTTCTGGTATAGGGGTAGTCGATCCAATCTTGCCAATTATTGCTGAGAAAATTGGTGCAACACATTGGCAAGTTGAAATGTTATTTACCGCATATATTTTAACGATGGCAATTATGATGTTACCAGCTGGTATATTCGCATCAAGATTTGGTGATAAGCGCATGATGACAATCGGTCTTGCAATTGTAACTGTATTTGCGTTTATATGCGGTATATCGCAAACGATTGCTCAATTATCTCTTTTCCGTGCTGGATGGGGATTAGGAAATGCGATGTTTTTTGCTACAGCAATGACACTTTTAATAGCATTAAGTAAGGAGGTTCATGAAGCAGTAGGATTATATGAAGCAGCTATCGGTTTAGGAATGGCAGGTGGCCCATTGTTAGGTGGTATATTAGGTGGACATTCTTGGCGTTACCCATTTTTCGCAACGAGTATTTTAATTTTCTTAGCATTTATTTTAGTATTCTTTTTTGTAAAAGAACCGGAGCGAAAAGTGAAGCGTAAAGCAGCGGGCGTAGGTGAATTACTTAACTTGGTGAAATATAAACCGTTTATGCAAGGTGCGATTTCAGGGATGTTATACTACTACGGATTTTTCGTCGTGCTAGCATATTCACCACTTATTATGCATTTATCAGCTATTCAATTAGGTTTTGTATTTTGTGGATGGGGATTAGCGTTAGCTTACGGTTCCGCAATTTTAGCACATAGGCTAGAAGGAAAATATGAACCGAAAACATTGTTAAAAGGTAGTTTACTCGTATTTGCGATTTTCTTAATTGCATTATTCTTTGTGAAAATTATGTGGTTACAAATCGTATTAATTGTCCTATCAGGATTAGCATCTGGTTTAAATAATGCATTATATACAAGCTATGTAATGGATATTTCACCTTATGAAAGATCTGTTACTTCAGGTGTTTATAACTTCGTTCGTTGGTTAGGAGGAGCGATTGCTCCCATTTTATCAGGAGTTATCGGACACACTGTTTCACCACAAAGTCCATTTTTAGTCGGTGGAGTTGTTGTATTAGTTGGTTGCGTTATGATCTTAATTCCGATTCGTAAACCGGTAGAAATAGAGACAAAAGCCCTTTCTTAA
- a CDS encoding MerR family transcriptional regulator, with protein sequence MYKIDEVTKQVGLTKRTLRYYEEIGLIHPPERSEGNIRLYTDEDIARIKRIVEAKEVLGITLQEMQHFLSLKERMEQRRNSENPRDREVIQEIKDMLEKQVQTLDEKMEQMQRVKAELEDSLHRAVTFLESIKGE encoded by the coding sequence ATGTATAAAATTGATGAAGTAACAAAGCAAGTTGGTTTAACAAAGCGTACACTTCGTTATTATGAGGAAATTGGTTTAATTCATCCCCCGGAGCGTAGTGAGGGGAACATTCGGCTTTATACGGATGAGGATATTGCAAGAATTAAAAGGATCGTGGAAGCGAAAGAAGTATTAGGAATCACGCTTCAAGAAATGCAACATTTCTTATCGTTAAAAGAAAGAATGGAACAAAGAAGAAATAGCGAGAATCCTCGCGATCGCGAAGTGATTCAAGAAATTAAAGATATGCTTGAGAAACAAGTGCAAACGTTGGATGAAAAAATGGAGCAAATGCAGCGTGTAAAGGCAGAACTTGAAGATAGTTTACATCGTGCAGTGACATTTTTAGAGAGCATAAAAGGAGAATGA
- a CDS encoding glycerophosphodiester phosphodiesterase, with product MNKPLIFAHRGVKGTHPENTMIAFQEAERIGAHGIELDVHLSKDGELVVIHDETVDRTTNGAGIVSEKTVEELQSLDAGSHKDPSFHEAKIPTLREVFIWLSTTNLQLNIELKTDVIHYPNIEEKVVALVREYHLSNQIVFSSFNHDSVSLLAEIAPEIPRAILYDTPLADPIAEAKIREATGLHPNFQLLTKEFVQLAQKQGYVFRPYTINEYKDLQTIIDYGVDVIITDWPARAFELLS from the coding sequence ATGAATAAACCACTTATTTTCGCTCACCGCGGGGTAAAAGGAACACATCCAGAAAATACGATGATCGCCTTCCAAGAAGCTGAACGCATTGGCGCTCATGGGATTGAACTTGATGTTCATCTATCAAAAGATGGCGAACTTGTCGTAATCCACGATGAAACAGTTGATCGCACAACAAATGGCGCAGGGATTGTTTCTGAAAAAACGGTAGAGGAACTACAATCATTGGACGCTGGTAGCCATAAAGATCCTTCTTTCCATGAAGCAAAAATCCCAACGTTACGCGAAGTTTTCATCTGGCTTTCCACAACGAACTTACAACTAAATATCGAATTAAAAACAGATGTGATTCACTACCCAAATATTGAAGAGAAAGTTGTTGCACTTGTTCGTGAATATCATCTTTCTAATCAAATTGTATTCTCATCATTTAACCATGACTCTGTTTCATTATTAGCAGAAATAGCTCCTGAAATCCCAAGGGCAATTTTATATGATACGCCACTTGCTGATCCTATTGCTGAAGCAAAAATTAGAGAAGCAACTGGTTTACATCCAAACTTTCAGCTACTAACTAAAGAATTCGTACAGTTAGCACAAAAACAAGGGTACGTTTTCCGCCCTTATACAATTAACGAATACAAAGATTTACAAACGATAATTGATTATGGTGTAGATGTCATCATCACCGATTGGCCAGCACGTGCCTTTGAGCTCCTTTCTTAA
- a CDS encoding YwhD family protein has protein sequence MTEKKKKIGFNIVKNDSTDGHGGFGVGALSLENISPVFVDVLEKTAFVDIGAMHARSTVEKGIKFLTNKDDVPNGKPFWLVWVTIERTPNGAYYAGVTACEMTVDREIRRGYKSLPEHVNKMDKSLKRHIMVEHMDESSKKVLGTFLKEHNEAIWNESSEELRHALLSE, from the coding sequence ATGACAGAGAAAAAGAAGAAAATCGGTTTTAATATCGTGAAAAATGATTCAACAGATGGACATGGTGGATTTGGTGTTGGGGCATTAAGCTTAGAAAACATTTCACCTGTATTTGTTGATGTACTAGAGAAAACTGCATTCGTTGATATCGGTGCGATGCATGCGCGTAGTACGGTAGAAAAAGGAATTAAGTTTTTAACAAATAAAGATGACGTTCCAAACGGAAAACCATTTTGGCTTGTTTGGGTAACAATTGAAAGAACACCGAACGGTGCTTATTACGCAGGGGTAACAGCTTGTGAAATGACAGTAGACCGTGAAATTCGCCGCGGATATAAATCACTTCCAGAGCATGTAAACAAAATGGATAAATCATTGAAGCGTCACATTATGGTTGAACATATGGATGAATCTTCTAAAAAAGTACTTGGTACGTTCTTGAAAGAACATAATGAAGCGATTTGGAACGAGTCTAGTGAAGAATTGCGTCATGCATTATTAAGTGAATAA
- a CDS encoding site-2 protease family protein, with the protein MDQLFRYPLHEIPLVAMAIIIALSVHEFAHAYVAYKFGDDTAKKQGRLTLSPMAHLDPIGMIAVLILGFGWARPVPVNPYNFKRPRLAGILVSIAGPISNLILSAIGLIIWYSLLTFGVLDSIPFAVADTLGRFFQIFIMLNIVLLVFNLLPIPPLDGYRVVEDLAPANIRAKMTQYEKYGAIALLILVITPLSNYTIQPIFNVVIPYVFVFLQSIIAPIFGLL; encoded by the coding sequence ATGGATCAGTTATTTAGATATCCATTGCACGAAATTCCGTTAGTAGCAATGGCGATTATTATTGCACTATCCGTTCATGAATTTGCACATGCATATGTGGCATATAAATTTGGGGACGATACAGCGAAAAAACAAGGACGTTTAACGTTATCACCGATGGCCCATTTAGATCCTATCGGGATGATTGCAGTATTAATTCTTGGATTCGGTTGGGCAAGACCGGTGCCTGTTAACCCGTATAACTTTAAAAGACCACGTCTTGCAGGGATATTAGTTTCTATTGCAGGACCGATTAGTAACTTAATTTTAAGTGCGATTGGTTTAATTATTTGGTATAGCTTATTAACATTTGGCGTACTAGACTCAATTCCATTTGCAGTAGCAGATACATTAGGTCGATTCTTCCAAATTTTTATTATGCTTAATATCGTTTTACTTGTATTTAACTTATTACCGATTCCGCCACTTGATGGATATCGCGTTGTGGAAGATTTAGCACCAGCAAATATTCGTGCGAAAATGACACAGTATGAAAAATATGGAGCAATTGCGTTATTAATTCTTGTTATTACACCGCTTAGCAATTACACAATTCAACCTATTTTCAATGTTGTCATTCCGTATGTATTCGTATTTTTACAAAGTATCATTGCGCCTATTTTTGGGCTTTTATAA
- a CDS encoding 2-hydroxymuconate tautomerase, with protein sequence MPYVTVKMLEGRTEEQKKALAEKVTAAVSETTGAPEENIVVFIEEMSKNHYAVGGKRLSDK encoded by the coding sequence ATGCCATACGTAACAGTGAAAATGCTAGAAGGACGCACAGAGGAACAAAAGAAAGCTCTTGCTGAGAAAGTAACAGCAGCAGTAAGCGAAACAACTGGTGCTCCTGAAGAAAACATCGTTGTTTTCATCGAAGAAATGTCTAAAAACCATTATGCAGTTGGCGGAAAACGCTTAAGCGACAAATAA
- a CDS encoding HD domain-containing protein encodes MVYLNDKLSETKVFKDPVHKYVHVRDRVIWDLIGTKEFQRLRRIKQLGTTFFTFHGAEHSRFTHSLGVYEIIRRMIDDVFDGRPNWNAEDRLLCLCAALLHDVGHGPFSHSFEKVFSLDHEKFTQKIIVGDTEINRVLSRVDKDFPQKVADVIAKTSTNKLAISMISSQIDADRMDYLLRDAYFTGVKYGNFDMERILRVMRPYGNQVVIKNSGMHAVEHYIMSRYQMYWQVYFHPVTRSAEVILTKILHRAKSLHEKYYAFKNHPVHFYSLFEEEVTVEDYLKLDENVMYYYFQVWQDEEDPILSDLCRRFMNRNLFKYVEFTDKHGLDNWMELSSLFKKIGLDPEYYLVVDSTSDLPYDFYRAGEEEERLPILLLMPNGELRELSRESDIVEAITGKKRTDQKLFYPHDLIYEDGRKGKYKERIIELLEGKK; translated from the coding sequence GTGGTATATTTAAACGACAAACTCAGCGAAACAAAAGTGTTTAAAGACCCAGTACATAAATATGTGCACGTGCGTGATCGTGTTATTTGGGATTTAATCGGAACGAAAGAATTTCAACGCTTGCGCCGTATTAAGCAGCTTGGAACAACATTTTTTACATTTCACGGTGCAGAGCATAGTCGCTTTACTCATTCGTTAGGTGTATATGAAATTATTCGTCGTATGATTGATGATGTGTTTGATGGCAGACCGAACTGGAATGCTGAAGATAGATTGTTATGTTTATGTGCGGCATTACTTCATGATGTCGGTCACGGCCCATTTTCTCATTCGTTTGAAAAAGTATTTTCATTAGATCATGAGAAATTTACGCAAAAGATTATCGTAGGAGATACGGAAATTAATCGTGTATTAAGTCGTGTGGATAAGGACTTCCCGCAAAAAGTGGCAGATGTAATTGCGAAAACATCTACTAATAAATTAGCGATTAGTATGATTTCAAGTCAAATTGATGCAGATCGTATGGATTATTTATTAAGAGATGCTTATTTCACAGGTGTAAAGTACGGGAACTTTGATATGGAACGTATATTGCGTGTCATGCGTCCGTATGGGAATCAAGTAGTTATTAAAAATAGTGGTATGCATGCTGTTGAGCATTATATTATGAGCCGTTATCAAATGTATTGGCAAGTATATTTCCATCCGGTAACGCGCAGTGCAGAAGTTATTTTAACGAAGATTTTACACCGTGCTAAATCATTGCATGAGAAGTATTATGCGTTTAAAAATCATCCTGTTCATTTCTATTCTTTGTTTGAAGAAGAAGTGACAGTAGAGGATTATTTAAAGCTAGACGAGAACGTAATGTATTATTACTTCCAAGTATGGCAAGACGAAGAAGATCCAATTTTAAGTGACTTATGCCGTCGTTTTATGAATCGAAATCTATTTAAATATGTAGAGTTTACAGATAAGCACGGTTTAGATAATTGGATGGAGCTAAGCAGCTTATTTAAAAAGATTGGACTAGATCCAGAGTATTATTTAGTTGTTGATTCAACATCGGATTTACCATATGACTTTTATCGCGCAGGAGAAGAGGAAGAGCGTCTGCCAATCTTACTCCTTATGCCGAACGGGGAACTTAGAGAGCTTTCACGTGAATCGGATATTGTTGAGGCGATTACGGGGAAGAAGAGAACGGACCAAAAGTTATTCTATCCGCATGATTTAATCTATGAAGATGGAAGAAAAGGAAAATATAAAGAGAGAATTATCGAGTTGTTAGAAGGCAAAAAATAA
- a CDS encoding ABC transporter substrate-binding protein, which produces MKNFKMALLAMVLVVTSVLFAACSNKEEEKKADAKTEERTVKHAKGEIKIPANPKKIADLSGSTEELLIFGMKPIITANTSQEKIDAHIANKLKDVKPVGSAWGDKINIEAVAAAKPDLILVNNRQEKIYDQLSKIAPTVMLNTPLDQWRPKFEEVGQILGKEKETKEWFKKYDEKASKLHDKIIAKTGDATFMKMAAYPNAFRVYGDYGYGSVIFNDLKLPAVKGTPTDKPLVQVQKEALIDYNPDYLFVFTTGDGSQRLKEFQEESIWKNMNAVKNNHVFTIKNEDLNKGYFPLGKEMILDEVAEFVLGK; this is translated from the coding sequence ATGAAGAATTTTAAAATGGCACTATTAGCAATGGTACTAGTGGTTACTTCTGTACTATTTGCAGCTTGTTCTAACAAAGAAGAAGAAAAGAAAGCAGATGCGAAGACTGAAGAGCGCACTGTAAAACATGCAAAAGGGGAGATTAAAATCCCTGCAAATCCAAAGAAAATTGCTGACCTTAGTGGTTCAACAGAAGAATTATTAATCTTTGGTATGAAACCAATTATTACAGCTAATACATCTCAAGAAAAAATTGATGCACATATTGCAAATAAATTAAAAGACGTTAAACCAGTTGGTTCTGCTTGGGGCGATAAAATTAACATCGAAGCAGTAGCTGCTGCAAAACCAGACTTAATTCTTGTAAATAATCGTCAAGAAAAGATTTACGATCAATTATCTAAAATTGCACCAACAGTTATGTTAAACACTCCATTAGATCAATGGCGTCCAAAGTTTGAAGAAGTAGGCCAAATTCTTGGTAAAGAGAAAGAAACAAAAGAATGGTTTAAAAAGTATGATGAAAAAGCAAGCAAATTACATGATAAAATTATCGCTAAAACTGGTGATGCAACATTCATGAAAATGGCTGCATATCCAAATGCATTCCGTGTATATGGTGACTACGGTTACGGTAGCGTAATCTTTAATGATTTAAAATTACCAGCAGTTAAAGGTACACCAACTGATAAACCATTAGTACAAGTACAAAAAGAAGCTTTAATCGATTACAACCCAGATTACTTATTTGTATTTACAACGGGTGACGGTTCTCAGCGTCTAAAAGAATTCCAAGAAGAATCAATTTGGAAAAACATGAATGCTGTTAAAAATAACCACGTATTTACAATTAAAAATGAAGATCTAAACAAAGGTTACTTCCCACTAGGAAAAGAAATGATCTTAGATGAAGTTGCTGAGTTCGTTTTAGGAAAATAA
- a CDS encoding ABC transporter ATP-binding protein has translation MATLAVDSVSVGYNEGLIIDGLTVEIPEGKITTIIGPNGCGKSTLLKTASRILKAKKGTVYLDGKAIEKQPTKEIAKKMAILPQTAEVPTGLTVFELVSYGRFPHQKGFGTLKEEDYRYIHWALEVTGMTEFANRSAEALSGGQRQRVWIAMALAQGTDLLVLDEPTTYLDMAHQLEVLNLLKKLNQEEGRTIVMVIHDLNHASRFSDHMIALKAGKLMKQGTPDEVMTSETLRNVFEIEAQIVPCPVNCKPICLTYDLAMISNQLRKKA, from the coding sequence ATGGCAACTTTAGCAGTTGATTCGGTATCTGTTGGCTATAATGAAGGATTAATTATTGATGGATTAACAGTTGAAATTCCGGAAGGAAAAATTACAACGATTATTGGACCAAATGGTTGTGGGAAATCCACATTATTAAAAACGGCTTCTCGTATTTTGAAGGCGAAAAAAGGTACTGTTTATCTTGATGGAAAAGCAATTGAGAAACAGCCAACGAAAGAAATCGCAAAGAAAATGGCGATCTTACCACAAACTGCAGAAGTGCCAACAGGCCTTACTGTGTTTGAACTTGTTTCATATGGACGTTTTCCTCATCAAAAAGGATTTGGAACATTGAAAGAAGAAGACTATCGCTACATTCATTGGGCACTTGAAGTGACGGGAATGACAGAGTTCGCAAATCGTTCAGCAGAAGCCTTATCAGGTGGTCAACGTCAACGGGTATGGATTGCGATGGCTCTTGCACAAGGAACAGATTTACTTGTATTAGATGAACCAACGACATATTTAGATATGGCACATCAACTTGAAGTATTAAACTTACTGAAGAAATTGAACCAAGAAGAAGGTAGGACAATTGTGATGGTTATTCACGATTTAAATCATGCTTCTCGTTTCTCTGATCATATGATTGCATTAAAAGCAGGTAAGTTAATGAAACAAGGAACGCCAGATGAGGTTATGACAAGTGAAACACTTCGTAACGTGTTTGAGATTGAAGCGCAAATCGTTCCATGTCCAGTAAACTGTAAACCGATTTGTTTAACATATGATTTAGCGATGATTAGTAATCAATTGCGTAAAAAAGCATAA
- a CDS encoding FecCD family ABC transporter permease, with protein sequence MRTSILTKKNVSVLTILVGLIISIFLISLNTGTFKIPPMDVLKSLVGLGAEDQSVILFEFRMPRMVIAILVGSALAMSGAILQGLSRNPLADPGIIGINAGAGLTVVIFVYFFFGKVGTGTFLSVFILPFFALVGAILAAVIIYLLAWKDGVSSTRLILVGIAVAAGFGAVSLIFSMKMTSNDFRFATIWLAGSLWGTDWKFVLSVLPWMVIFLPLAISKAHILNVMNLGDSTAVGLGVNVEKERRKLLFIAVCLAGASVAVAGGIGFIGLMAPHLARRLVGGKHQIMLPTAALIGTFLLLFADVISRSVLPTSEIPVGLVISVIGAPYFIYLLMRTK encoded by the coding sequence GTGAGGACGAGCATTTTAACAAAAAAGAACGTTTCTGTTTTAACAATTTTAGTAGGATTAATCATTTCTATATTTCTTATTAGTTTAAATACAGGAACTTTTAAAATACCACCAATGGATGTATTAAAGTCATTGGTTGGACTCGGGGCTGAAGATCAGTCAGTTATTTTATTTGAATTTCGTATGCCGCGTATGGTTATCGCTATATTAGTAGGATCTGCGTTAGCCATGTCAGGTGCAATTCTGCAAGGACTATCAAGAAATCCACTTGCTGATCCAGGTATTATAGGTATTAACGCTGGAGCGGGATTAACGGTTGTTATATTCGTCTACTTTTTCTTTGGAAAAGTTGGGACAGGTACATTTTTATCTGTATTTATCCTTCCATTTTTCGCCCTAGTTGGTGCGATATTAGCGGCAGTTATTATTTACTTATTAGCATGGAAAGACGGCGTTTCATCGACTCGATTAATACTTGTTGGTATTGCCGTTGCGGCTGGATTTGGTGCCGTTAGTTTAATTTTCTCTATGAAGATGACATCTAACGATTTTCGTTTTGCTACGATTTGGTTAGCAGGAAGTCTCTGGGGTACAGATTGGAAATTCGTATTAAGTGTACTTCCATGGATGGTTATTTTCTTACCGCTTGCTATTAGTAAAGCACACATATTAAATGTAATGAATTTAGGCGACTCTACAGCTGTTGGCCTTGGTGTAAACGTAGAAAAAGAAAGACGTAAATTATTATTTATTGCAGTTTGTTTAGCTGGTGCATCTGTTGCGGTGGCGGGCGGAATAGGTTTTATCGGTTTAATGGCTCCTCATTTAGCGAGACGCCTTGTTGGTGGTAAACATCAAATCATGTTACCAACTGCAGCATTAATAGGAACGTTCTTGCTTTTATTTGCAGATGTAATTTCAAGAAGTGTGTTGCCAACTTCAGAAATACCGGTCGGTCTTGTTATTTCTGTAATTGGTGCACCATATTTCATATATTTACTTATGAGGACAAAATAA
- a CDS encoding FecCD family ABC transporter permease, with protein MEASARSVEQQDESVKEIKSRPLIASIILVAGTILLALSMAVSISFGAADISLKTVWQAVFQFDGSITHHNVIQELRMPRAIGGVVAGAFLAVSGAIMQGMTRNPLASPSLMGITDGAVFGIAIMYAFFPNSPYLMFVIASFIGAAFGASIVYGIGSSSPGGLTPVKLALAGAAISALLGAISSGIALYFNLAQEVSMWNAGGVAGVKWQSINMLVPIGLVCLFIAIMMSRYITILSFGEEIAIGLGQNTTLIKFIGTVLVLVLTGSAVSMAGSVGFVGLVIPHMTRFLVGSDYRWVIPCSAVLGGLLIECADMLSRVINPPFETPIGAITALIGVPFFLYLARNEGRGKM; from the coding sequence ATGGAAGCGAGCGCAAGGAGTGTAGAACAACAAGATGAGAGTGTTAAAGAGATTAAGAGCAGGCCGCTCATCGCTTCTATTATTTTAGTAGCGGGTACAATTTTGTTAGCTTTAAGCATGGCAGTTTCTATTTCGTTTGGCGCGGCAGATATTAGTTTAAAGACTGTATGGCAAGCTGTGTTTCAGTTTGACGGATCTATTACGCATCATAACGTAATTCAAGAACTTCGCATGCCTAGAGCAATAGGGGGCGTAGTTGCAGGTGCCTTTTTAGCAGTATCAGGAGCAATTATGCAAGGTATGACGCGAAATCCACTTGCATCACCATCGTTAATGGGGATTACAGATGGCGCTGTATTCGGGATTGCAATTATGTATGCATTCTTCCCTAATTCACCTTATTTAATGTTTGTTATCGCATCTTTTATTGGAGCTGCGTTTGGCGCAAGTATTGTATATGGAATTGGGTCTTCTTCACCAGGTGGATTAACACCTGTGAAATTAGCTTTAGCAGGTGCAGCAATTAGTGCTTTATTAGGGGCAATTTCATCTGGAATTGCGCTGTATTTCAATCTTGCCCAAGAGGTGAGTATGTGGAATGCAGGCGGAGTTGCTGGAGTGAAATGGCAAAGTATTAATATGTTAGTGCCAATTGGTCTAGTTTGTCTCTTTATTGCAATTATGATGTCGAGGTATATTACAATCTTGAGCTTCGGTGAAGAAATTGCGATTGGACTTGGTCAAAATACGACATTAATTAAATTTATCGGAACAGTACTTGTTCTTGTGTTAACAGGTTCTGCAGTTTCTATGGCAGGGTCAGTTGGGTTTGTTGGTCTTGTAATTCCACATATGACTCGTTTCCTAGTAGGCTCAGACTATAGATGGGTTATTCCATGTTCTGCAGTCTTAGGTGGATTGTTAATTGAGTGTGCAGATATGTTATCTCGCGTTATTAATCCACCATTTGAAACGCCAATTGGAGCAATTACAGCGCTAATTGGGGTTCCATTCTTCCTCTACTTAGCACGTAACGAAGGGAGAGGAAAAATGTGA